A genomic segment from Bacteroidota bacterium encodes:
- the hisH gene encoding imidazole glycerol phosphate synthase subunit HisH yields the protein MKVVIINYGAGNTQSVKFALQRLGASPILSDDKTEILSADKLIFPGVGHAKAAMNVLKEKQLDRLIPQLKQPVLGVCLGMQLMCRFSEEGNTDCLGIFDETVKLFEPKLKVPHTGWNQVITSYPATNNQQLTTNEDWFYFVHSYYVPKNEYTTLSCNYITEFSAAIQKDNFYGMQFHPEKSGEAGEKLLMKFLEL from the coding sequence CGGAGCCGGCAATACACAATCCGTGAAGTTTGCATTGCAACGATTAGGCGCAAGCCCGATATTGAGCGATGATAAAACCGAAATACTTTCCGCCGATAAACTAATCTTCCCAGGTGTCGGTCATGCAAAAGCGGCGATGAATGTGTTGAAGGAGAAACAGCTCGACCGTTTGATTCCACAATTAAAGCAGCCGGTGTTAGGAGTCTGTCTCGGCATGCAACTTATGTGCCGATTTAGTGAAGAAGGAAATACAGACTGCCTTGGCATTTTTGATGAAACGGTTAAACTCTTTGAGCCAAAACTCAAAGTGCCGCACACGGGCTGGAATCAGGTCATCACTTCTTATCCAGCAACTAACAACCAACAACTAACAACTAATGAAGACTGGTTCTACTTCGTTCATAGTTACTACGTTCCAAAAAATGAATACACCACTCTGAGTTGCAATTACATCACGGAGTTCTCTGCCGCGATTCAGAAAGACAATTTCTACGGTATGCAGTTTCATCCCGAGAAAAGCGGCGAGGCCGGAGAAAAATTACTCATGAAATTTTTAGAGCTATAA
- a CDS encoding cellulase family glycosylhydrolase — protein MRRNTYYLHLRRMKTGGGKFLSALFFCLIAICFLQGQSTFYVSGKYLLDPCGDTVLLRGINYAPYNWGYDQSSEETVEIEKTGANCVRLVWYADGSAPYYTNENLDSVLARCAERRMIPVLELHDQTCQNDSAQLVSLADWYTGPDVAAILQKHQAYLIVNIANEVLYHRWAAVPSAAVNSYINTYSTIVNRLRNGGLNFPLMIDAPDCGTDISLIGSVAAALQNADPKHNLMFSAHAYWYSYAQNDSLQMAALLSAASALNFPVILGEVANYQDDANPCQYGLNYRALFHLCETFQMPWICWGWSHDNCTARQLSTNGQFGSLSAYGNEVVNHPDYGLKNKAVRSYYMLYNQQCLSTGVLDYRQEEGFVVSPVASGSLTIQSTMADVQRITITDMAGRVVRSCVLPPDETTIVALPSGIYLIASENKKVIRKVVY, from the coding sequence ATGAGGCGCAATACATATTATCTACATCTTCGTCGGATGAAGACAGGTGGTGGTAAATTTTTGTCGGCTCTTTTCTTTTGCTTGATAGCTATCTGCTTTCTTCAGGGGCAAAGCACGTTTTATGTGTCGGGGAAATATCTTTTGGATCCTTGTGGCGATACGGTGCTGTTGCGAGGCATCAATTATGCGCCATATAATTGGGGCTATGACCAGAGTAGTGAGGAGACGGTTGAAATAGAGAAGACGGGGGCGAATTGTGTGCGGTTGGTGTGGTATGCCGATGGCAGTGCGCCTTATTATACGAACGAAAATCTGGATAGCGTGTTGGCGCGTTGTGCTGAACGGCGGATGATACCTGTTCTTGAGTTGCATGACCAGACTTGTCAGAATGACAGTGCCCAATTAGTGTCGCTGGCAGATTGGTACACGGGGCCGGATGTGGCGGCTATTTTGCAGAAGCATCAGGCCTATTTGATTGTAAACATTGCAAACGAGGTGTTGTATCATCGTTGGGCGGCGGTGCCTTCGGCAGCGGTGAATAGTTATATCAATACGTACAGTACGATTGTCAACCGCTTGCGCAACGGAGGGCTTAATTTTCCTTTGATGATTGACGCACCGGATTGTGGCACGGATATTTCGCTCATTGGTTCGGTGGCTGCCGCGTTGCAAAATGCCGACCCGAAGCATAATCTGATGTTCAGCGCGCATGCTTACTGGTATTCTTATGCGCAAAATGATTCGTTGCAAATGGCCGCGCTGCTTTCTGCGGCATCTGCGCTGAATTTTCCGGTGATATTGGGTGAGGTGGCTAATTATCAGGATGATGCAAATCCTTGTCAGTACGGTTTAAATTATCGTGCGCTGTTTCATCTTTGTGAAACTTTTCAAATGCCGTGGATTTGTTGGGGATGGAGCCACGATAATTGTACAGCGCGACAGTTGAGCACTAATGGGCAGTTCGGTTCTTTGTCTGCTTATGGAAATGAAGTGGTCAATCATCCGGATTATGGTTTGAAAAATAAAGCGGTGCGGTCTTATTATATGCTCTATAATCAACAGTGTCTTTCTACCGGTGTTTTGGATTACAGGCAGGAGGAAGGCTTCGTGGTTTCTCCGGTCGCCAGTGGCTCGTTGACGATTCAATCTACGATGGCTGACGTTCAGCGGATCACGATTACCGATATGGCGGGGAGAGTTGTCCGGTCTTGTGTTTTGCCGCCTGATGAAACAACGATAGTCGCATTGCCGTCGGGCATTTACCTGATTGCATCTGAAAACAAGAAGGTAATTCGAAAGGTGGTGTATTAG
- a CDS encoding restriction endonuclease — translation MAKHQLKPHTIYCGDNLKMLQEVPDESVDLVYIDPPFNSNRNYEVFWGDAAEKRAFNDRFGDAQAYIDYMRPRAEQLYRVLKKTGSFYFHCDWHADSYVRLMLDEIFGANNFRNHIIWQRTNAHNDAKSQFGVVNDSIFYYAKSDKTSFNVQYTAYDEDYIKNFYRFDDNDGKGVYRMGDMSAPAGGGMAAINKKTGKSNGWYYYKGYEPPERGWRYSEETMKKLDEEGKIYFPIDKKGVPDFKKRLAFKRYLNEQKGQLISNVWTDIQNLQGASKEALGYPTQKPIALMERILEASSNKGDIVLDAFCGCGTTLVAAQKLDRKWIGIDISPTACRVMAQRLWDIFKLDEGKDFELSDLPHTEEELRQIPHFEFENWAVIALGGIPNKIKVGDYGIDGKLYPVDLVKQKKTGSDLFGDSDIYYPIQVKQKDKAGRPDIDAFETAIRRDGRRKGYFISFDYTSDAIKEIKRLDKDGEIEIVPITVKDLLRKESWGN, via the coding sequence ATGGCAAAACACCAACTGAAACCCCACACCATCTATTGCGGCGACAACCTCAAGATGCTGCAAGAAGTGCCCGACGAATCTGTTGACCTTGTTTATATAGACCCGCCCTTCAACAGCAACCGAAACTATGAAGTGTTTTGGGGCGATGCCGCCGAAAAGCGCGCCTTCAACGACCGCTTTGGCGATGCACAAGCCTACATAGACTACATGCGCCCCCGCGCCGAACAACTTTATCGCGTGTTGAAAAAGACGGGCAGTTTCTATTTCCATTGCGACTGGCACGCCGACTCTTATGTGCGCCTCATGTTGGATGAAATATTTGGGGCAAATAATTTTCGCAATCATATTATTTGGCAAAGAACCAATGCACACAATGATGCAAAGAGTCAGTTTGGTGTAGTGAACGATTCTATTTTCTATTATGCTAAATCAGATAAAACTTCTTTTAATGTTCAATACACTGCTTACGATGAAGATTACATCAAGAACTTTTACAGGTTCGATGATAATGATGGGAAGGGAGTATATCGGATGGGTGACATGTCAGCACCAGCAGGTGGAGGAATGGCTGCAATAAACAAGAAAACCGGAAAGTCAAATGGATGGTACTACTATAAAGGATATGAACCACCAGAAAGAGGTTGGAGATATTCCGAAGAAACCATGAAGAAATTGGATGAAGAGGGTAAAATTTATTTTCCGATAGATAAAAAAGGAGTTCCTGACTTTAAAAAGCGGCTGGCTTTCAAAAGATATTTGAACGAACAAAAAGGGCAATTGATTTCAAATGTCTGGACGGATATACAAAACCTGCAAGGTGCATCGAAAGAAGCATTGGGCTACCCTACACAAAAACCCATTGCGCTGATGGAAAGAATACTGGAAGCGAGCAGCAACAAAGGCGATATAGTGTTAGATGCTTTTTGCGGATGTGGCACTACTTTGGTGGCAGCGCAAAAGCTGGACAGAAAATGGATAGGCATAGACATTTCGCCCACCGCTTGCCGCGTGATGGCGCAAAGACTTTGGGATATTTTTAAACTGGATGAAGGCAAAGACTTTGAACTTTCCGACTTGCCACACACCGAAGAAGAACTGCGGCAGATTCCGCACTTCGAGTTTGAGAACTGGGCGGTCATTGCCCTCGGCGGCATTCCAAACAAAATCAAAGTGGGTGATTATGGAATAGATGGAAAACTTTATCCGGTAGATTTAGTAAAGCAGAAGAAAACCGGCTCCGATTTGTTTGGCGACAGCGATATTTATTATCCCATCCAAGTGAAACAAAAAGACAAAGCGGGCCGACCCGACATTGATGCCTTTGAAACCGCCATCCGCCGCGACGGCCGCCGCAAAGGCTACTTCATCTCTTTCGACTACACCTCCGATGCCATCAAAGAAATCAAGCGCCTCGACAAAGACGGCGAAATAGAAATTGTACCGATTACGGTGAAGGATTTGTTGCGGAAGGAGAGTTGGGGAAATTAG
- a CDS encoding LytTR family transcriptional regulator produces the protein MVHQKPNIAMDDYFLLPVQGFERSVRIFYDQLVLATKLSNYIRYHHLEQDEGSGSPKSREYYVKLTVKDCHLLKLPEFMTVNRGVIINRKHVVDCYQAKTASKQLHLLMSNGMTVAVSKTHIKKVREIYFPHGKIKAKIPD, from the coding sequence TTGGTACACCAAAAACCCAATATCGCTATGGATGATTATTTCTTGCTACCTGTGCAGGGTTTCGAACGATCTGTTAGAATTTTTTACGACCAACTGGTGCTGGCCACCAAGCTGTCTAACTACATCCGGTATCACCACTTGGAGCAGGACGAAGGGAGCGGGTCTCCTAAATCCAGAGAATACTATGTGAAGCTGACCGTAAAGGACTGCCACCTGTTGAAGCTCCCCGAGTTTATGACCGTCAATCGCGGGGTGATTATCAACCGCAAACATGTGGTGGACTGCTATCAGGCGAAAACAGCCAGTAAACAACTACACCTCCTAATGTCCAACGGAATGACGGTGGCCGTTTCGAAGACACACATCAAAAAAGTGCGCGAAATTTATTTTCCGCACGGAAAAATAAAGGCCAAAATACCGGACTAA
- the hisF gene encoding imidazole glycerol phosphate synthase subunit HisF: MGLYGAIVGKAIYEGNISLDQLSSFQSPSLRGGLGGLAKRIIPCLDIKDGRTVKGVNFVNLRDAGDPVELAKIYAAEGADELVFLDITATHERRKTLIELVERVAQNINIPFTVGGGIASVDDVYALLQSGADKVSVNSEAVRHPQLLNEISDRFGNQCLVLAIDAKEVNGIWKVFLNGGRLETERELFEWAKEGEQRGAGEILFTSMNHDGTKNGFANNALRQLSQTVNIPVIASGGAGTMQHFFDTFTEGKADAALAASIFHFKEISIPDLKAYLKQKGLVIRSY; the protein is encoded by the coding sequence ATGGGTTTGTACGGCGCTATTGTCGGCAAGGCAATTTACGAGGGAAATATTTCGCTTGATCAACTCTCTTCATTTCAAAGCCCTTCCCTTCGGGGAGGGTTGGGAGGGCTTGCCAAACGTATCATCCCTTGCCTTGACATCAAAGATGGGCGCACGGTCAAGGGGGTCAACTTTGTCAACCTGCGCGATGCGGGCGATCCGGTGGAGCTTGCCAAAATTTATGCGGCCGAAGGAGCCGACGAACTCGTGTTCCTCGACATCACCGCCACGCACGAGCGCCGAAAAACTTTGATTGAACTGGTAGAGCGCGTGGCGCAGAACATCAACATTCCTTTCACCGTTGGCGGCGGAATTGCCTCGGTGGATGATGTCTATGCCTTGTTGCAAAGCGGGGCCGATAAAGTTTCGGTCAACTCCGAGGCGGTGCGCCATCCGCAACTGCTGAATGAAATCTCTGACCGGTTCGGCAATCAATGTTTGGTGTTGGCGATAGATGCCAAAGAGGTGAATGGAATTTGGAAAGTATTTCTCAACGGCGGGCGACTGGAAACCGAAAGAGAATTGTTTGAGTGGGCGAAGGAGGGCGAGCAACGCGGTGCCGGTGAAATTCTTTTCACCTCTATGAATCACGACGGAACAAAGAACGGATTTGCGAACAATGCCTTGCGGCAACTTTCTCAAACCGTCAACATACCGGTCATTGCATCCGGTGGCGCCGGAACCATGCAGCACTTTTTCGATACCTTCACCGAAGGCAAAGCCGATGCCGCTTTGGCTGCCAGCATTTTTCACTTTAAAGAAATCAGTATCCCCGATTTGAAAGCATATCTCAAACAAAAAGGATTAGTCATACGAAGCTATTAG
- a CDS encoding bifunctional phosphoribosyl-AMP cyclohydrolase/phosphoribosyl-ATP diphosphatase HisIE, producing MKIDFTKGAGLVPAIIQDAATGAVLMLGFMNEEAFQKTQTEKRVTFFSRSKNRLWTKGEESGNFLDVVSILIDCDHDTLLIKAKPHGPVCHTGTDTCWNEKNSAPPLAFLAELEATIAARKNAAPEDSYTAKLFSKGINKIAQKVGEEATELIIEAKDDNPDLFLNEAADLLFHYLILLRAKGYGLADVITVLEGRKK from the coding sequence ATGAAAATTGATTTCACCAAAGGCGCGGGACTTGTTCCCGCCATCATCCAGGACGCTGCTACCGGTGCGGTGCTCATGCTCGGCTTTATGAACGAAGAAGCCTTTCAGAAAACGCAGACCGAAAAGCGCGTCACCTTTTTCAGCCGCAGCAAAAACCGCTTGTGGACCAAGGGTGAAGAGTCCGGCAATTTTCTTGATGTGGTTTCCATCCTGATTGATTGCGACCATGATACGCTTCTTATAAAAGCAAAACCCCACGGACCGGTGTGCCACACCGGTACCGATACCTGTTGGAATGAAAAGAACAGCGCCCCTCCGCTTGCTTTCCTTGCCGAACTGGAAGCCACCATCGCCGCGCGCAAAAATGCAGCGCCGGAAGATTCATACACCGCAAAACTTTTCTCCAAAGGCATCAACAAGATTGCACAGAAGGTGGGCGAAGAAGCCACCGAACTCATCATCGAAGCCAAGGATGACAATCCGGATTTGTTTCTGAACGAAGCCGCCGATTTGTTGTTCCACTACCTCATCCTGCTGCGTGCAAAGGGCTATGGACTGGCCGATGTCATCACCGTGCTCGAAGGCCGTAAGAAATAA